A stretch of the Trueperaceae bacterium genome encodes the following:
- the aroH gene encoding chorismate mutase yields MESYWLRGIRGATSVEEDEKEGILVSTEELLSAMLEANNLDDYEVIAAIFFTSTPDLVSAFPAEAARHLGLSLVPLLCFQEIPVIGSIPRVIRIMIQVNTTKRQDEIKHIYLGDASALRPDLV; encoded by the coding sequence CCGAGGCGCTACCTCGGTCGAGGAAGATGAAAAAGAGGGTATCCTTGTCTCGACTGAGGAACTTCTTTCTGCGATGCTTGAAGCAAATAACCTAGATGATTATGAGGTGATTGCAGCTATATTTTTCACGAGTACTCCGGACCTAGTTTCCGCCTTTCCGGCTGAAGCAGCCCGTCATCTGGGATTGAGCTTAGTCCCACTTCTTTGTTTTCAAGAGATTCCAGTGATTGGTTCGATACCGCGTGTGATTAGAATAATGATCCAGGTGAACACAACGAAGAGGCAGGATGAAATAAAGCACATATATCTGGGTGATGCTAGTGCCTTGAGGCCAGATCTTGTTTAG